DNA sequence from the Pedobacter schmidteae genome:
AAAATTGGCCATTGCCAGAGCTTTGTATAGCGAATCGAGATTTATAATTCTGGATGAGGCAACCAGCGCATTGGATGCAATAGCTGAAAAAGAACTATTTGATTCATTTAGAAAACATATAGGAAATCGGGCCGGAATAATTATCAGTCACAGACACTCCTCAATTAAACACGCCGATTATATATATGTGCTTTCTGGTGGACGAATTCTTCAGGAAGGTACAGATAAGCAATTACTTGCGATGAAGGGTGATTATGCCAACCTTTTTAATGAAAATCAGTCAAATGATATACCATGAGCAGTTTTGACATTGAAAATGCTATAAAAAAAGGTGTTTGGTTTCTTTATGACCATCAATACCCTAATGGCGAATTTTGCTGCTACATTTGTGCGGATGATGAGATGAAAATGTGCGTTACGCACAGTAATGTGTTCCCTACATCATTAATAGCCAATTCTATTCTTCATTTAAGAGATATCCCTGAAGTTAATGAAATTCTGGACAAAGCAGCCGCTTTTCTTCAATATCAGGTGATGCGGGGTGGAGTTTGGAACAATTTTACCATTTTAAATCCCCTCTTTCCTATTTGTCCGCCTGACGTTGACAACACGGTTTGTGCCGCCTGGGTGCTTCAAAAGTTGGGGAAGCATTATCCTCCAAATAAGGATTTGATATTAGCGAACCGCAACAATGCGGGTTTATTTTATACGTGGTTTACGTTGAGAGCCAGATTTAACCCGGTCAAAGATTATTGGTTACTTGGTTTGAGAGCATTTAAGCACCCTTTAAGTACTTTTTTGTTTTGGAAAAATACGGAAGCGACCAGATTTGATGTTGATGCCGTCGTAAATGCAAATGTGCTATTCTATTTAGGTCTGAGTGATGATACAAGACCTGTTGTAAACTACATGCTGGATATTATTGCGAAGGAAAAAGAAAGCGATTGCGATTTATGGTATAGAAATCCCTTTACTATTTATTATTTTTTCTCGAGGAATTATAAAGCTGGAGTTTTTGAACTTAAGGAGGCTACAAAATTAATAATTGAGAGAGTTTTAAGGACCCTAAAATCCGATCATTCATTTGGGGAAAGTATACTGGATACTGCTTTGGGTATTATATCTTTGATTAATTGTGGCCATCAGTCTGAATTAATTGAAAAGGCAATTGGCTACATGATAGATTGCCAAAACCGATCGGGTGGCTGGCCAAGGTGGGGTGTTTACTACGGAGGTCCAAAGAAACTTCAAACCTATGGATCAGAAGAAATGACCACAGGCTTTTGTCT
Encoded proteins:
- a CDS encoding terpene cyclase/mutase family protein, encoding MSSFDIENAIKKGVWFLYDHQYPNGEFCCYICADDEMKMCVTHSNVFPTSLIANSILHLRDIPEVNEILDKAAAFLQYQVMRGGVWNNFTILNPLFPICPPDVDNTVCAAWVLQKLGKHYPPNKDLILANRNNAGLFYTWFTLRARFNPVKDYWLLGLRAFKHPLSTFLFWKNTEATRFDVDAVVNANVLFYLGLSDDTRPVVNYMLDIIAKEKESDCDLWYRNPFTIYYFFSRNYKAGVFELKEATKLIIERVLRTLKSDHSFGESILDTALGIISLINCGHQSELIEKAIGYMIDCQNRSGGWPRWGVYYGGPKKLQTYGSEEMTTGFCLEALSLYRLQSKEQNIEN